The Streptomyces sp. NL15-2K genome contains a region encoding:
- a CDS encoding DUF2637 domain-containing protein, with protein MTTKQAAERYALVAAGVVIVALTAGGFWLSYAHLAQVAGQHGLKSSPVRQWAWPATLDAFIVAGELLMFRAGLRRMTDGWAIVLTATGSVGSIALNVAGVNGTGNAGTVPMLDYVVAAVPPTAALLAFGVLMRQIHQLVDHSDNAPVQAPIPPVTAPAEPPAEPVRPTEPPAVGSVQPTERPPVVSESKPRGGRPPKATLAELVEIGHIALAEHGTLSRSLLRKAVKDRELTIGSERQTEVMEILRPEIEAAAETGPDSG; from the coding sequence ATGACGACCAAGCAGGCCGCCGAGCGGTACGCGCTCGTCGCGGCGGGAGTCGTCATTGTGGCGCTCACCGCCGGCGGGTTCTGGCTGTCGTACGCGCATCTCGCTCAGGTCGCCGGACAGCACGGTCTCAAGAGCTCCCCGGTCCGCCAGTGGGCCTGGCCGGCGACCCTGGACGCATTCATCGTCGCGGGCGAACTGCTCATGTTCCGCGCGGGCCTGCGCCGGATGACCGACGGCTGGGCCATCGTCCTCACCGCCACTGGATCGGTCGGCTCCATCGCGCTCAACGTGGCCGGGGTCAACGGCACAGGCAATGCAGGCACCGTGCCCATGCTCGACTACGTGGTCGCCGCGGTTCCCCCGACCGCCGCGCTGCTGGCCTTCGGCGTCCTGATGCGGCAGATCCACCAGCTCGTCGACCACTCGGACAACGCGCCCGTCCAGGCGCCGATACCACCGGTCACCGCGCCCGCCGAGCCACCGGCTGAGCCGGTCCGGCCCACTGAGCCTCCGGCCGTCGGATCCGTCCAGCCGACGGAACGACCGCCCGTGGTTTCGGAGAGCAAGCCGCGCGGTGGCCGTCCGCCAAAGGCCACGCTCGCGGAGCTCGTGGAGATCGGTCATATCGCCCTCGCTGAGCACGGCACGCTCAGCCGGTCCCTTCTCCGGAAGGCAGTTAAGGACAGGGAGTTGACGATCGGCAGTGAGCGGCAGACCGAGGTGATGGAGATCCTCCGGCCCGAAATAGAAGCCGCCGCCGAGACCGGTCCGGACAGCGGCTGA
- a CDS encoding relaxase/mobilization nuclease domain-containing protein: MIAAIKPAGTNTRGLLAYLYGRGTHDEHFDPHIVAGFAMLGMPDPGRDENATLTELGCYLDEPVSLRNSEFGKLVTDHVWHCPVRAAPEDRYLSDTEWAEIAQRIVQAAGIAPAGDDLACRWIAVRHADDHIHILATTVREDGRRPKLHDSGIRVGDACRAIEKDYGLRRLKKGDRTGARRPTQAEMHKAERLGWEQPSPEWLQDRIRAAIPHVTNAEEFITYLEAGGIEVQVRRGPSGDLLGYAVGRPGDVNEAGEQIYHPGSKISPDLSLPKIKARLESSRPEEHPTARRNHPNTPWHQATDALDTLHTDLADDTHAQAHITALGELLEATAQKAPANLHAELQAASKAFARAQRSQIRAEDRAAHALRSAARDIVHTATGPDGSALAALIAALVWAAIVAGRWHEAKNHAHQADAARQAVQHLQTAADRALAPTLAELTARPPKEEARRVLASDVRAAVPDHAERILADPAWPALATVLADAEARGHQPHQLLKEAAAQRELTTARQPARVLITRIQHTGRNPAPNRRAEAARLQSTMAGSTPAQQTGIGRIPAVTSSPTEQQHRQRR, from the coding sequence GTGATCGCCGCCATCAAGCCCGCCGGGACCAACACCCGGGGCCTGCTCGCCTACCTCTACGGCCGCGGAACCCACGACGAGCACTTCGACCCGCACATCGTGGCCGGCTTCGCGATGCTCGGCATGCCCGACCCCGGCCGCGACGAGAACGCCACCCTCACCGAACTCGGCTGCTACCTCGACGAGCCGGTCTCCTTGCGCAACAGCGAGTTCGGCAAGCTGGTCACCGACCACGTCTGGCACTGCCCGGTCCGCGCCGCCCCAGAGGACCGCTACCTCTCCGACACCGAGTGGGCCGAGATCGCCCAGCGCATCGTCCAGGCCGCCGGCATCGCTCCGGCCGGTGACGACCTGGCCTGCCGCTGGATCGCCGTCCGCCACGCCGACGACCACATCCACATCCTCGCCACCACCGTCCGCGAAGACGGACGCCGCCCCAAGCTCCACGACAGCGGCATCCGCGTCGGCGACGCCTGCCGCGCGATCGAGAAGGACTACGGGCTGCGCCGCCTGAAGAAGGGCGACCGCACCGGCGCCCGCCGCCCTACCCAGGCCGAGATGCACAAGGCCGAACGCCTCGGCTGGGAACAGCCCAGCCCCGAGTGGCTCCAGGACCGCATCCGTGCCGCCATCCCCCACGTGACCAACGCCGAGGAATTCATCACCTACCTCGAAGCCGGCGGCATCGAGGTCCAGGTCCGGCGCGGCCCGTCAGGCGACCTCCTGGGATACGCAGTCGGCCGCCCCGGCGACGTCAACGAGGCCGGCGAGCAGATCTACCACCCCGGAAGCAAGATCTCCCCCGACCTCTCCCTGCCCAAAATCAAGGCCCGCCTCGAATCCAGCCGGCCCGAAGAACACCCCACCGCCCGCCGCAACCACCCAAACACCCCGTGGCACCAAGCCACCGACGCCCTCGACACCCTCCACACCGACCTCGCCGACGACACCCATGCCCAGGCCCACATCACCGCCCTCGGCGAACTGCTGGAAGCCACCGCCCAAAAGGCACCCGCCAATCTGCACGCCGAACTCCAGGCCGCCTCCAAGGCGTTCGCCCGGGCCCAGCGGTCCCAGATCCGGGCGGAAGACCGTGCCGCCCACGCCCTGCGCAGCGCGGCACGCGACATCGTCCACACCGCCACCGGCCCCGACGGCAGCGCACTGGCCGCCCTGATCGCAGCCCTCGTCTGGGCCGCCATCGTCGCCGGGCGCTGGCACGAAGCGAAGAACCACGCCCACCAGGCCGACGCCGCCCGCCAAGCCGTCCAGCACCTCCAGACAGCCGCCGACCGCGCTCTCGCCCCGACGCTCGCCGAACTCACAGCCCGGCCGCCCAAGGAGGAAGCCCGCCGCGTTCTGGCCAGCGACGTACGAGCAGCAGTCCCCGACCACGCCGAGCGCATCCTCGCCGACCCGGCCTGGCCCGCGCTCGCCACCGTCCTCGCCGACGCCGAAGCCCGCGGTCACCAACCCCACCAACTCCTCAAGGAAGCCGCTGCCCAGCGCGAACTGACCACCGCCCGCCAACCCGCCCGCGTCCTCATCACCCGCATTCAGCACACCGGCCGAAACCCAGCGCCAAACCGCCGCGCCGAAGCCGCCCGCCTGCAGTCGACCATGGCAGGCTCGACCCCCGCTCAGCAGACCGGAATCGGTCGGATCCCGGCGGTGACTTCATCGCCTACCGAACAGCAGCACCGACAGCGCCGGTAG
- a CDS encoding DUF397 domain-containing protein translates to MQPVAPNWRTSSYTGTENCVEVADNDPKHVMVRDTKARDRGILAVQRTAWTAFVEHAKQG, encoded by the coding sequence ATGCAGCCCGTGGCCCCGAACTGGCGTACCAGCTCCTACACAGGGACGGAGAACTGCGTTGAAGTGGCCGACAACGACCCGAAGCACGTGATGGTTCGGGACACGAAGGCCCGCGACCGGGGAATCCTGGCCGTCCAGCGAACCGCCTGGACGGCATTCGTGGAGCACGCCAAGCAGGGATAG
- a CDS encoding helix-turn-helix transcriptional regulator gives MNNQAQEAREALGARLRGFRKDAGFASGRAFAVATGWAESKVSRLENGKQNPSEDDIRVWCIKTNRQEHVDDLIATVRHIDELWLEWRRQLQTGAERRQRKALPVYAKTKVFRIWHPTLVWGTLQTADYAAETFRQVVDYYEIPDDAEAATAKRLERQQYLYRGNRIFNVVLGEQALYTNFGGPEVMKGQLDRLLAVMRLPRLSLGIIPRSAPVGIWPGNSFSMFDDKLVLVETYSAEFSVTQPREIELYTKAFALLKQSAVYGPAVRDLVLTAIHHFDQMPSD, from the coding sequence GTGAATAACCAAGCTCAAGAAGCACGCGAGGCGCTGGGTGCCCGGCTGCGCGGATTCCGGAAGGACGCGGGGTTCGCGAGCGGCCGGGCATTCGCCGTGGCCACCGGTTGGGCGGAGTCCAAGGTCTCTCGGCTGGAGAACGGCAAGCAGAACCCCAGCGAAGACGACATCCGTGTCTGGTGCATCAAGACCAACAGGCAAGAGCACGTAGATGACTTGATAGCCACGGTGCGGCACATCGACGAGCTGTGGCTGGAGTGGCGCCGGCAGCTGCAGACCGGGGCGGAACGACGGCAGCGCAAGGCCCTGCCGGTCTACGCCAAGACCAAGGTCTTCCGCATCTGGCACCCGACGCTGGTGTGGGGAACCCTCCAGACGGCGGACTACGCGGCCGAGACGTTCAGACAGGTCGTCGACTACTACGAGATCCCCGACGACGCGGAAGCCGCCACGGCCAAGCGGCTCGAACGGCAACAGTACCTGTATCGGGGCAACCGGATCTTCAACGTGGTGCTCGGCGAACAGGCCCTCTACACCAACTTCGGCGGCCCGGAGGTGATGAAGGGGCAGCTCGACCGCCTGCTGGCGGTGATGCGCCTTCCCCGGCTGAGCCTGGGCATCATCCCCCGATCCGCACCCGTCGGCATCTGGCCCGGCAACTCCTTCTCGATGTTCGACGACAAGCTCGTCCTCGTCGAGACCTACTCGGCGGAGTTCTCCGTCACCCAGCCGCGAGAAATCGAGCTGTACACCAAGGCGTTCGCCCTCTTGAAGCAGTCAGCGGTCTACGGACCCGCCGTCCGAGACCTCGTCCTCACAGCGATCCACCACTTCGATCAGATGCCGAGCGACTAG
- a CDS encoding DUF3631 domain-containing protein, with translation MQPETPASYSAPSSADWPPVAVPGSASQREPENTAPVEAAELSDTPPDPEPTHGSALLDELRAQIAKFVILPSPEALDAVTLWVAATHLQPAWQHAPRLAVVGPAKRCGKSRLLDVLTETVNEPMLTINTTPAAVFRSITEEPPTLLVDEADTIFGTPKQAEKNEEMRGLLNAGHQRNRYVTRVVGNDHTPHRFATFAMAALAGIGDLPDTIMDRSVVIRMRRRAEGESVKPFRSRRDIPGLHDLRDRIAAWARPLLNEAADLEPDMPVEDRAADTWEPLIIVADLAAGSWPRRTREACAGMVAAEIEAEEDQPGEARILADIRRVFVAQREVDSLSTDELLHHLRQNAESPWAEWGRNGLTARELAAMLRRYDIKPGNVRLADGTQRKGYMRNKFLDAWRRYCPTVHSVNAEPAPASG, from the coding sequence GTGCAACCTGAGACGCCCGCGTCCTATTCCGCGCCTAGTTCCGCCGACTGGCCGCCGGTCGCGGTGCCGGGCAGCGCTAGCCAGCGCGAACCCGAGAACACCGCGCCGGTCGAAGCCGCCGAGCTCTCGGACACGCCTCCGGATCCGGAGCCGACGCATGGCTCGGCGTTGCTGGATGAACTCCGAGCGCAGATAGCCAAGTTTGTGATCCTGCCCTCACCGGAGGCGCTGGATGCGGTCACGTTGTGGGTGGCGGCGACGCATTTGCAGCCCGCGTGGCAGCACGCGCCGCGTCTGGCGGTGGTGGGGCCGGCGAAGCGGTGCGGTAAGTCGCGGCTTCTGGACGTGCTGACCGAAACGGTCAACGAGCCGATGCTCACCATCAACACCACCCCGGCGGCGGTCTTCCGCTCGATCACCGAGGAGCCGCCCACGCTCCTGGTGGACGAGGCGGACACGATCTTCGGCACGCCGAAGCAGGCGGAGAAGAACGAGGAGATGCGCGGCCTGCTCAACGCAGGCCACCAGCGCAACCGCTACGTCACCCGGGTCGTCGGCAACGACCACACACCCCACCGGTTCGCCACCTTCGCCATGGCGGCCCTCGCGGGGATCGGCGACCTGCCTGACACGATCATGGACCGGTCCGTGGTCATCCGGATGCGGCGTCGGGCGGAGGGGGAGAGCGTCAAGCCCTTCCGCTCCCGCCGGGACATCCCAGGGCTCCATGATCTGCGGGACCGCATCGCCGCCTGGGCCAGGCCGCTGCTGAACGAGGCGGCGGATCTGGAGCCGGACATGCCAGTGGAGGACCGGGCTGCCGACACCTGGGAGCCCTTGATCATCGTGGCCGACCTCGCCGCCGGGTCCTGGCCCCGCCGTACCCGCGAGGCGTGTGCGGGGATGGTGGCTGCGGAGATCGAGGCGGAGGAGGACCAGCCCGGCGAGGCCCGGATCCTCGCCGACATCCGCAGGGTCTTCGTCGCCCAGCGCGAGGTCGACAGCCTCTCCACCGACGAGCTGCTGCACCACCTGCGGCAGAACGCCGAGAGCCCGTGGGCGGAATGGGGCCGCAACGGGCTGACCGCCCGCGAACTGGCGGCGATGCTGCGCCGGTACGACATCAAGCCCGGCAACGTCCGCCTCGCCGACGGAACCCAGCGCAAGGGCTACATGCGCAACAAGTTCCTCGACGCGTGGCGGCGCTACTGCCCCACCGTTCACTCAGTGAACGCCGAGCCAGCCCCCGCCTCGGGCTGA
- a CDS encoding MobC family plasmid mobilization relaxosome protein: MAETAQRQGAPDQRVGAEGGSDLDTLHSVQRAVLRPKDSAAVVVGEPAVQSVQPTIRRFTGTKRNDRVGPLRFTGDQRARLQEAAAEHGYKGDSGFAADIVLAFITGRFTANLPLSEDRRRTHMFRARVLRQLNRIGVNVNQIARALNSDHTPPEIRQRLDELHHLLELIAEALHQPADPEEV, from the coding sequence GTGGCGGAGACGGCCCAGCGCCAGGGGGCGCCGGACCAGAGGGTCGGAGCCGAGGGCGGCTCCGACCTGGACACGCTTCACTCCGTCCAGCGAGCCGTCCTGCGCCCCAAAGACAGCGCAGCCGTCGTCGTCGGCGAGCCTGCCGTGCAGAGCGTGCAGCCCACGATCCGCCGCTTCACCGGCACCAAGCGCAACGACCGTGTCGGCCCGCTGCGCTTCACCGGCGACCAACGAGCCCGTCTCCAGGAGGCCGCTGCCGAGCACGGCTACAAGGGCGACTCCGGCTTCGCCGCCGACATCGTCCTCGCCTTTATCACCGGCCGGTTCACCGCCAACCTGCCCCTGTCCGAGGACCGCCGCCGCACACACATGTTCCGTGCTCGTGTTCTGCGCCAGCTCAACCGGATCGGCGTCAACGTCAACCAGATCGCCCGCGCCCTCAACAGCGACCACACCCCACCCGAGATACGTCAGCGCCTCGACGAACTCCACCACCTGCTGGAGCTGATCGCCGAGGCCCTGCACCAGCCCGCCGACCCGGAGGAGGTCTGA